One window of Choristoneura fumiferana chromosome 13, NRCan_CFum_1, whole genome shotgun sequence genomic DNA carries:
- the LOC141434548 gene encoding protein toll-like (The sequence of the model RefSeq protein was modified relative to this genomic sequence to represent the inferred CDS: added 98 bases not found in genome assembly) — MAGRALALVLALALVAAAMERPHCRVATCVEVVLTNKDHKNFFTVNGRTLNIIYDESTSVFSVRCNEGDPGEPGPVLAADERALPALPALTDVAFAEFQGCRAPAGSYADALRALNVNVVAKLWLQYLPAESRLTRAQLAGLGALRELKLSGSTPESPLRPTPDFLAELPQLKILRLYLVEAPHALPTLPATLELLELKETALPAAERALGGAAAGLHWLLRLHALRRLTLFDQYTDDRLAPPPLAALHMLEEASLRVPLAPLPARWLAGSGLRKLSLSSCGLSDLNSFPFEGATNLRTLYVSENNLTVLPIRVFGSLPALEFLDVSNNELTDAALVRALYGAPVLTDLLASFNPLGSLCGSSSIAHGRVSSELPLTLRRLELRRTRATRLCSDWLRDARNLTLIDLRDNLIKTLDYSELVMTRNSQLAGAGVRLLLDGNTLPTLQVAPHQLAACRDHAREDTRARVELSLSELECTCDNSRLRALLRDCNKLLALAADAPCSSGGHGSFLQRDPDQLLCDYLDCPEGCSCGTRLRDNATVAQCAGAGARWPGWAAASAARPLALLAPAAGLTTVPPYRLVELIVPNNSIAALDLDDIPDTLRELDLRDNRIARVSEAAAARLRDVRVRLAGNPFACDCRDQLALARLRDANVSDWDELRCGSGALRGLALSELRPGDLCGGALSWQLGAAAAAAALALLAGAGVALWPRVRPRIKQLLFERQLCLEWVLGASDEVADPGKTHDAFVSYAHQDHALAARVVRGLEARGYSTLEHCRDWHPGAAVSEHIARSVECARRTLLLVSDHYGESKWALEEFRIAHAHALERRSARVLLLRGGLRAPERLPRDLQLHLCLHTYLDLHDLDDPVFWRKLCQAMPPLGGGKPPVGGGKPPAPAPLGGGKLPRLTAPPEAHEAAERLGRLLSPPPPAREAPPDRSVDTLNGTAER, encoded by the exons CCTCACCAACAAAGACCATAAGAATTTCTTCACAGTCAatg GCAGGACGCTGAACATCATCTACGACGAAAGCACGAGTGTGTTCAGCGTGAGGTGCAACGAGGGAGACCCCGGAGAGCCCGGGCCGGTGTTGGCGGCCGACGAGCGCGCGCTGCCCGCGCTGCCGGCGCTGACCGACGTCGCCTTCGCCGAGTTCCAGGGCTGCCGCGCGCCCGCCGGCTCCTACGCCGACGCGCTGCGCGCCCTCAACGTTAACGTCGTCGCCAAGCTGTGGCTCCAGTACCTGCCCGCCGAGTCGCGCCTCACGCGCGCCCAGCTGGCCGGGCTCGGCGCCCTGAGAGAGCTCAAGCTGAGCGGCTCCACGCCGGAGTCACCGCTGCGGCCCACGCCCGACTTCCTGGCCGAGCTGCCGCAGCTGAAGATACTAAGATTATACCTCGTGGAGGCGCCTCACGCGCTGCCGACGCTGCCCGCCACGCTGGAGTTGCTCGAGCTAAAGGAGACGGCGTTGCCGGCGGCCGAGCGCGCGCTGGGCGGCGCGGCCGCGGGCCTGCACTGGTTGTTGCGGCTGCACGCACTGCGCCGGCTGACGCTATTCGACCAATACACTGACGACCGCctggcgccgccgccgctggcCGCGCTGCATATGCTGGAGGAAGCCTCGCTGCGGGTGCCGCTGGCCCCGCTGCCGGCCCGCTGGCTAGCCGGCTCCGGCCTCCGTAAGCTGTCTCTCTCGTCGTGCGGCCTGTCCGACCTAAACAGTTTCCCGTTCGAAGGCGCCACCAACCTCAGGACGCTGTACGTCTCGGAGAACAACCTGACTGTCTTGCCGAT TCGCGTGTTCGGGTCTCTGCCGGCGCTGGAGTTCCTGGACGTGTCAAACAACGAGCTGACGGATGCGGCGCTGGTGCGGGCGCTGTACGGGGCACCAGTGCTGACGGATCTACTAGCCAGCTTCAATCCGCTGGGCTCGCTCTGCGGCTCCTCGTCCATCGCGCACGGTCGCG TGAGCTCGGAGCTGCCGCTCACTCTGCGGCGGCTGGAGCTGCGGCGCACGCGCGCCACGCGCCTGTGCAGCGACTGGCTGAGGGACGCCAGAAACCTCACCCTCATCGACCTCAGGGACAACCTTATCAAGACCTTGGAC TACTCTGAGCTGGTGATGACGCGCAACTCTCAGCTGGCGGGTGCGGGCGTGCGGCTGCTGCTGGACGGGAACACGCTGCCGACGCTGCAAGTGGCGCCGCACCAGCTGGCCGCCTGCCGGGACCACGCGCGAGAGGACACG CGCGCGCGCGTGGAGCTGTCGCTGTCGGAGCTGGAGTGCACGTGCGACAACAGTaggctgcgcgcgctgctgcgggACTGCAACAAGCTGCTGGCGCTGGCCGCCGACGCGCCCTGCAGCAGCGGCGGCCACGGCAGCTTCCTGCAGCGGGACCCCGACCAGCTGCTCTGCGACTACCTCGACTGCCCCGAAG GCTGCTCGTGCGGCACGCGGCTGCGCGACAACGCCACCGTGGCGCAGTGTGCGGGTGCGGGGGCGCGCTGGCCGGGCTGggccgccgccagcgccgcgcgCCCGCTGGCGCTGCTCGCGCCGGCCGCCGGCCTCACGACCGTGCCGCCTTACCGACTGGTCGAGCTGATCGTGCCCAACAACTCCATCGCCGCGCTCGACCTGGACGACATTCCGGACACGTTACGG GAGCTGGACCTGCGCGACAACCGCATCGCGCGCGTGtcggaggcggcggcggcgcggctgcGGGACGTGCGCGTGCGCCTCGCCGGGAACCCGTTCGCCTGCGACTGCCGCGACCAGCTCGCCCTCGCGCGCCTCCGGGACGCCAAC GTGTCGGACTGGGACGAGCTGCGCTGCGGCTCGGGCGCGCTGCGCGGGCTGGCGCTGAGCGAGCTGCGTCCGGGCGACCTGTGCGGCGGCGCGCTGTCGTGGCAGctgggcgcggcggcggcggcggcggcgctggcgctgCTGGCGGGCGCGGGTGTCGCGCTGTGGCCGCGCGTGCGGCCGCGCATCAAGCAGCTGCTGTTCGAGCGGCAGCTGTGCCTCGAGTGGGTGCTGGGCGCGTCGGACGAGGTCGCCGACCCCGGCAAGACGCACGACGCGTTCGTGTCGTACGCGCACCAGGACCACGCGCTCGCCGCGCGGGTGGTGCGCGGGCTGGAGGCGCGCGGCTACAGCACGCTGGAGCACTGCCGCGACTGGCATCCCGGCGCCGCCGTGTCCGAGCACATCGCGCGCTCCGTAGAGTGCGCGCGTCGCACGCTGCTGCTGGTGTCGGACCACTACGGCGAGAGCAAGTGGGCGCTGGAGGAGTTCCGCATCGCGCACGCGCATGCGCTGGAGCGCCGCTCGGCGCGCGTGCTGCTGCTGCGAGGGGGCCTGCGCGCGCCCGAGCGCCTGCCGAGGGACCTGCAGCTGCATCTGTGTCTGCATACATACCTAGACCTGCACGACCTGGACGACCCCGTCTTCTGGCGCAAGCTGTGCCAGGCCATGCCGCCCCTCGGCGGGGGCAAGCCGCCCGTCGGCGGGGGCaagccgcccgcgcccgcgccgctcggcGGAGGGAAGCTGCCGCGCCTGACCGCGCCGCCCGAAGCGCACGAGGCGGCCGAGCGGCTGGGCCGGCTGCTgtccccgccgccgcccgcccgcgaGGCCCCGCCCGACCGCTCCGTAGACACCTTGAACGGGACCGCAGAACGATGA